A genome region from Phaenicophaeus curvirostris isolate KB17595 chromosome 10, BPBGC_Pcur_1.0, whole genome shotgun sequence includes the following:
- the KNG1 gene encoding kininogen-1, with amino-acid sequence MKPFIVLLLCCSFFSIRATPLPFEFSDCDDPDVFKAVDAALKKYNGDRETGNQFALYMVMEAKRTAGPDAQFYVKYRIQETICTIEENKLWQDCDYKVPAEAKKGECTARVYMNDAEKTSNVSQDCKIFPATPKISLSKAPCLGCFHPISSDGLEVSDILKKAIEKFNRHSAESVLFKLVEVKEAKRQVVAGWNYIIRYDIKETNCSKDQFQDLTPECKVISNGRVAKCEAKAFENLLEKIVDIQSQCKLPVEETVNPAILTGCLKIIPKDSPELKELLKVSMEKYNSESNDDFYYKGGEIETATVQTVAGQNYHLTFKIRKTNCSKTEFDKLNEDCAMSDSAALPCEARIHVIPWENKITPQVNCSIERSMTILLRRPPGFTPFRSFVALQQPDEILCSDEKESQRPGKETRKDGGQEPGSEDRAELPPSTCPGKPWKQIMGLPDPSSFSREFTNEDLLPSTEENVNPATENSTPSQNKDFDLSDALI; translated from the exons aTGAAACCTTTCATTGTACTATTGCTCTGCTGTAGTTTTTTCTCTATCAGAGCCACCCCTCTTCCATTTGAGTTTTCAGACTGTGATGACCCTGATGTTTTTAAAGCTGTCGACGCAGCATTGAAGAAATACAATGGAGACAGAGAAACTGGTAATCAATTTGCTCTATACATGGTGATGGAAGCCAAGAGAACT GCAGGTCCTGACGCACAATTCTACGTGAAATATCGAATACAAGAAACTATTTGCACCATTGAGGAAAACAAACTCTGGCAAGACTGTGATTACAAAGTACCTGCAGAAGCA AAAAAAGGAGAATGCACAGCTCGAGTTTACATGAACGATGCTGAAAAGACAAGTAATGTCTCCCAAGACTGCAAAATTTTTCCAG CTACACCAAAAATAAGTCTTTCTAAGGCTCCATGTCTTGGATGCTTCCATCCTATATCGAGTGATGGCTTAGAAGTGTCAGACATTCTGAAAAAAGCCATAGAAAAGTTTAACAGGCACAGTGCTGAATCCGTCCTTTTTAAGCTCGTGGAAGTAAAAGAAGCTAAAAGACAG GTGGTAGCTGGATGGAATTACATAATTAGATATGATATCAAGGAGACCAATTGCTCCAAAGACCAATTTCAAGATTTAACTCCAGAGTGCAAAGTAATTTCTAATGGT CGTGTAGCTAAATGTGAGGCCAAAGCATTTGAAAATCTTCTGGAGAAGATTGTAGATATTCAAAGCCAGTGCAAGCTTCCAG TTGAAGAAACAGTAAATCCTGCCATTCTCACTGGTTGTTTGAAGATTATCCCAAAAGACAGTCCAGAACTGAAGGAACTACTGAAGGTTTCTATGGAGAAGTATAATTCGGAGAGCAATGATGATTTCTACTATAAAGGTGGAGAAATAGAGACAGCGACAGTTCAG acGGTTGCAGGACAAAACTACCACTTAACATTTAAAATCCGGAAGACAAACTGCTCAAAGACAGAGTTTGACAAGCTTAATGAAGACTGTGCCATGTCAGACAGT GCAGCATTGCCATGTGAAGCACGTATTCATGTGATCCCATGGGAGAATAAAATCACTCCTCAAGTTAACTGCTCTATAGAACGGTCAATG ACTATATTACTACGAAGGCCTCCTGGATTCACACCTTTCCGAAGCTTTGTTGCACTACAACAGCCAGATGAAATTTTATGCTCTGatgaaaaagaaagccaaaGGCCGggcaaagaaacaagaaaagacGGTGGACAGGAACCAGGAAGTGAAG ATCGTGCAGAACTTCCACCCTCAACATGTCCTGGAAAACCATGGAAACAAATTATGGGCCTTCCAGATCCCTCTAGCTTTTCCAGAGAATTCACAAATGAGGATCTCTTGCCTTCCACAGAAGAAAACGTCAATCCAGCAACAGAAAACTCAACACCTTCCCAAAACAAAGACTTTGACCTCTCAGATGCTTTAATATAA